A single window of Chloracidobacterium thermophilum B DNA harbors:
- a CDS encoding zinc ribbon domain-containing protein, with protein MSEASVPLGGGGAAGHPYGGWCPNCGAPLAVGQKYCIRCGLRYDAAAFERLAALEAERRAILRSLLPAEAGAAKAGSTPGRPVPPVPTETVFAETEPGGGLPSDADTGSVAWLLPVLVYGGGMLMVIGTLVYLRGIILEYPAVQFGLITAAMAGFFGLAVRGLHHDPDNLLARGWLWLAMLLLPLDFWLGVRHGWLPSGIGWAYALACAVAYWSLATWLADRAVPHLAVGVGLVAVRWFGVDVLPSGEVAACGLLSVVAMGLAVWSVRFPAHIAAVAGWWWGAATVGLCALTTPFLGEFWLGGLTGLSCLVMGAVTASQGAAWAWVGGGLGVLTLAYGQWLALHNLPSGWLATGWAGWLWVLTLGQIAADRRAETDHEEQARRFSVPCRWAGHLLAGVLGLWALLGVVIGFDIWLFATSAGITLGRGLATAHECVGYGLAWALVAGWGAWQMRKTLLWFPLCLAVVSILAISSALTMGAREIQVVSGPMALLVLPVVLCATRFGIEWLGAWLGREYSTEVDTSFGLDFGLPHHPAIVPSRWVVDFCAVVHLLGLVVLAAEAWHPVHTVGIAILALYGGLGWFLSSTPGLQRGYALALWGVAYVGLVVTGCGAGRVGWRDILPWVALVAGGSVVVVSAPVVDESHLRAALRQVSLVVLGWGVLAALVGIVTATGPEAGHFLALASAAGAGWVAAVRQQVPLLGLLATVCGGLAVVQAARLGGCPIEGLPMVGVVYGYSAAWLGWRSLRRAKEEAAKEEAELPLWRSLNAGGQLCLWIGAVGALGVLEGNSPVLVGCSLVCAASALAVASFVARDATHDLYAVGALVWGAVTYVWALSYLALPPFERVAALTVPYGVVVAGVGWLKWRWQRGHPVLARLLIWLGSFVFCFPVVVQSMLLRLGGKGALGQDMLADTTALIALVLGAATRWRAPAFAGGSALGLHLSVVLAVSVSWSDVPYGVYLALLGLALFMTGIWLWRRYQTD; from the coding sequence ATGTCAGAAGCAAGTGTTCCTTTGGGCGGAGGGGGGGCGGCCGGGCATCCGTATGGGGGTTGGTGTCCGAACTGTGGGGCGCCGCTGGCGGTTGGGCAGAAATACTGCATCCGGTGTGGATTGCGCTACGACGCCGCCGCCTTTGAGCGGTTGGCAGCGCTCGAGGCCGAACGCCGGGCCATTCTGAGGTCGCTGCTGCCTGCGGAAGCTGGTGCCGCGAAAGCGGGTTCCACACCGGGCAGACCTGTGCCGCCAGTGCCGACGGAGACCGTGTTTGCCGAAACGGAGCCGGGGGGCGGGTTGCCATCCGATGCCGATACCGGCTCCGTGGCGTGGTTGCTGCCGGTTCTGGTGTATGGCGGCGGGATGCTGATGGTCATCGGCACGCTGGTGTACCTGCGAGGCATCATCCTTGAATATCCGGCGGTGCAGTTTGGTCTCATCACGGCGGCCATGGCGGGGTTTTTCGGGTTGGCGGTGCGCGGTTTGCATCACGATCCCGACAATCTCCTGGCCCGGGGCTGGCTCTGGCTGGCGATGTTGCTGCTTCCGCTCGATTTCTGGTTGGGGGTTCGGCACGGCTGGCTGCCGTCCGGCATCGGGTGGGCTTATGCGCTGGCGTGTGCCGTGGCGTACTGGTCGCTGGCCACATGGCTTGCTGACCGGGCCGTGCCCCACCTGGCGGTGGGTGTCGGGTTGGTGGCCGTCCGGTGGTTTGGGGTGGATGTCCTGCCGTCGGGAGAAGTGGCGGCCTGCGGACTGCTGTCGGTCGTTGCGATGGGGCTGGCCGTCTGGTCGGTCCGTTTTCCGGCCCACATTGCGGCTGTGGCGGGTTGGTGGTGGGGTGCGGCCACTGTGGGATTGTGCGCGCTGACGACGCCTTTCCTTGGTGAATTCTGGCTGGGCGGCCTCACCGGCCTTTCATGTCTGGTGATGGGGGCGGTGACGGCCAGCCAGGGCGCGGCCTGGGCATGGGTGGGCGGTGGTCTCGGCGTCCTGACGCTGGCCTATGGTCAATGGCTCGCGCTGCACAACCTGCCATCGGGCTGGCTGGCAACGGGTTGGGCCGGCTGGCTGTGGGTGCTCACCCTGGGGCAGATCGCAGCGGATCGCCGGGCGGAAACGGACCACGAAGAGCAGGCCCGACGTTTCTCTGTGCCGTGCAGGTGGGCGGGGCATCTTCTGGCGGGCGTCCTTGGTTTGTGGGCGCTGCTTGGCGTCGTCATCGGCTTTGACATCTGGCTTTTTGCAACGTCGGCTGGAATCACGCTCGGCCGCGGGCTGGCGACGGCTCATGAGTGTGTCGGGTACGGCCTGGCGTGGGCGCTCGTGGCCGGGTGGGGGGCGTGGCAGATGCGGAAAACGCTGTTGTGGTTTCCGCTCTGCCTGGCGGTCGTGTCCATTCTGGCCATCTCCAGCGCCCTGACGATGGGCGCACGGGAGATACAGGTCGTTTCTGGGCCGATGGCCCTGCTGGTGCTGCCGGTTGTGCTGTGTGCCACGCGCTTCGGGATTGAGTGGCTGGGCGCGTGGCTGGGGCGGGAGTACAGCACCGAGGTGGACACGAGCTTTGGTCTCGACTTCGGGCTGCCGCATCATCCGGCCATCGTGCCGTCGCGGTGGGTGGTGGATTTCTGCGCGGTTGTTCACCTGCTGGGGCTGGTGGTGCTGGCCGCGGAGGCATGGCATCCGGTTCACACGGTCGGGATTGCCATCCTGGCCCTTTATGGCGGCCTGGGATGGTTTCTGAGCAGTACGCCGGGTCTTCAGCGTGGGTATGCCCTGGCGCTGTGGGGTGTGGCCTACGTGGGGCTGGTGGTGACGGGGTGCGGCGCCGGGCGGGTGGGATGGCGCGACATTCTGCCTTGGGTGGCACTGGTTGCCGGGGGCAGTGTCGTGGTGGTGTCCGCTCCGGTGGTGGATGAAAGCCACCTTCGCGCTGCATTACGGCAGGTCTCGCTGGTTGTGCTGGGGTGGGGTGTGCTGGCTGCTTTGGTGGGCATCGTGACTGCGACGGGGCCGGAAGCCGGGCACTTCCTGGCGTTGGCGTCGGCGGCTGGCGCTGGTTGGGTAGCCGCCGTCAGACAGCAGGTTCCGCTGCTGGGGCTGTTGGCAACGGTGTGTGGCGGGCTGGCGGTCGTCCAGGCTGCGCGGCTTGGTGGGTGTCCGATAGAAGGACTGCCTATGGTTGGCGTTGTGTATGGCTACAGCGCGGCGTGGTTGGGGTGGCGAAGTCTGCGGCGCGCCAAGGAGGAAGCCGCCAAGGAGGAAGCCGAACTGCCGTTGTGGAGATCGCTGAACGCCGGCGGACAGCTCTGCCTGTGGATTGGAGCCGTGGGCGCGCTGGGCGTTCTGGAAGGTAATTCTCCGGTACTTGTCGGCTGTAGTCTCGTCTGCGCCGCCAGCGCGTTGGCCGTGGCCAGTTTCGTTGCCAGGGATGCCACGCATGACCTGTACGCCGTAGGCGCGCTGGTGTGGGGCGCTGTGACTTACGTATGGGCGCTCAGCTACCTGGCGTTACCGCCGTTTGAGCGGGTTGCCGCCCTGACTGTGCCCTATGGCGTGGTGGTGGCGGGCGTCGGCTGGCTCAAGTGGCGGTGGCAGCGCGGTCATCCGGTGCTGGCGCGCCTGCTCATCTGGCTGGGGAGCTTCGTCTTCTGCTTTCCGGTCGTCGTGCAGTCCATGCTGCTCCGTCTGGGTGGCAAGGGGGCTCTGGGCCAGGACATGCTGGCGGATACAACGGCGTTGATTGCACTGGTGCTTGGGGCAGCCACGCGCTGGAGGGCTCCGGCTTTTGCCGGCGGGTCGGCGTTGGGGCTGCACCTGTCGGTGGTGTTGGCGGTCAGTGTGTCGTGGAGTGATGTACCCTACGGCGTCTATCTGGCTTTGCTGGGGCTGGCACTGTTTATGACTGGTATTTGGTTGTGGCGGCGGTATCAGACCGACTAG
- a CDS encoding S46 family peptidase, which translates to MYKRLIAGGLALVLSSGCFFTLTQAEEGMWLPDTVNTLPLAKMRAKGFTLKPEDIYNPNGPSLKDAIVIIDGGTGEFISPEGLLLTNHHVAFDGIASLSTPEKDYVAHGFVAKNRSEELPTPGYTVQVLDIMKDVTAEVLAGVTPEMTAEEREEKIAENRKKIIDAQTQPNRQAQVVEMNSGLQFYLYVYDVFPDVRMVYAPPKDIGYYGGDPDNFEWPRHCGDFTFFRVYANKDNRPAAYAKDNVPYRPKKYLTISLAGYKEGDFTMVMGYPGRTNRYREAAAVETSERVQIPLLIDFFTGQIAALEEAAKTDRKTALALASQIFGLSNSLKAYQGAQRTLRRVQFLERRRKEEAALAQFIAGTPENQSKYGDVIPKLTKLNEEQRPFVPTDFLLPRIPGFVSQVAGVASLAVARALDAEKPASERNPQLEAQVSRAKAAIPNLFRDRNASLEQQRLVALFELADKQPAGYRVAFLDRQFEGKTGEARAAAQRELARHIIESPYYSTPGRLQVLFELSAAQLRALDDPGINFLLALAPENDAARKRTERFNTEVTPLRARYIAALAASRGNQSFYPDANRTLRFTYGEVKGYTPKDGATYRYYTTLFGVVEKDRGVEPFAAPQAVIDLYRRKDHGRYFEPRFGDVPVNFLSTNDIIGGNSGSPILNGRGEIIGVVFDGNFEGLGNDFLYDYDSQRTISVDIRYVLFLTEKMAGADYLFKEMTFAPASGAATRR; encoded by the coding sequence ATGTACAAGCGACTGATTGCCGGGGGGCTGGCCCTGGTGCTGTCTTCCGGCTGCTTCTTTACCCTCACCCAGGCCGAAGAAGGCATGTGGCTGCCGGATACGGTCAACACCCTGCCTCTTGCCAAAATGCGGGCCAAGGGTTTCACCCTCAAACCTGAAGACATTTATAACCCGAACGGCCCCAGCCTCAAGGATGCCATCGTCATCATTGACGGCGGCACGGGGGAGTTCATCTCTCCCGAAGGGCTTCTGCTGACCAACCACCACGTTGCCTTCGACGGCATCGCCAGCCTGAGCACCCCGGAAAAGGATTATGTCGCCCATGGCTTCGTCGCCAAAAACCGGAGTGAAGAACTGCCGACGCCGGGCTACACCGTTCAGGTGCTCGACATTATGAAGGATGTCACGGCGGAAGTCCTTGCCGGCGTCACACCGGAGATGACCGCCGAGGAACGGGAGGAAAAAATTGCCGAAAACCGCAAAAAGATCATTGACGCCCAGACTCAGCCGAACCGGCAGGCCCAGGTCGTCGAAATGAACAGCGGGTTGCAGTTTTACCTCTACGTCTATGACGTGTTTCCCGACGTGCGGATGGTCTATGCCCCACCCAAGGACATCGGCTACTACGGCGGCGACCCGGACAACTTCGAGTGGCCGCGCCACTGCGGGGATTTCACCTTTTTCCGCGTCTATGCCAACAAGGACAACCGCCCGGCGGCCTATGCCAAAGACAACGTGCCCTACCGCCCGAAGAAGTACCTGACGATTTCGCTGGCCGGTTACAAGGAGGGCGACTTCACCATGGTTATGGGCTATCCGGGGCGCACGAACCGCTACCGCGAAGCCGCAGCCGTTGAAACCAGCGAGCGGGTTCAGATTCCGCTGCTCATTGACTTTTTTACCGGCCAGATTGCCGCGCTCGAAGAGGCCGCCAAGACTGACCGCAAGACGGCGCTGGCGCTGGCTTCGCAGATTTTCGGGCTGAGCAACTCGCTCAAGGCGTACCAGGGCGCCCAGCGTACGCTCCGCCGCGTCCAGTTTCTCGAACGCCGCCGCAAGGAAGAAGCTGCGTTGGCGCAGTTCATCGCTGGCACACCGGAAAACCAGAGCAAGTACGGCGATGTCATTCCCAAACTGACCAAACTCAACGAGGAGCAGCGGCCGTTCGTGCCCACAGATTTCCTGCTGCCGCGGATTCCCGGTTTCGTCAGCCAGGTGGCTGGCGTGGCCAGTCTGGCGGTGGCGCGCGCGCTGGACGCTGAAAAGCCAGCCAGTGAACGCAATCCACAGCTTGAAGCTCAGGTGAGCCGGGCCAAGGCTGCCATTCCGAACCTGTTTCGTGACCGGAACGCGAGTCTTGAACAGCAACGGCTGGTGGCGCTCTTTGAACTGGCCGATAAGCAGCCGGCAGGCTACCGTGTGGCTTTTCTTGACAGGCAGTTTGAAGGCAAAACCGGAGAAGCGCGCGCGGCAGCACAGCGGGAACTCGCCCGGCACATCATCGAGTCGCCCTACTACAGCACGCCGGGGCGGCTACAGGTGCTGTTTGAGCTGTCGGCGGCCCAGCTCCGGGCGCTGGACGACCCCGGAATCAACTTCCTGCTGGCGCTGGCCCCCGAAAACGATGCCGCACGCAAGCGTACGGAACGCTTCAATACTGAAGTTACCCCGCTGCGGGCGCGCTACATTGCAGCACTGGCAGCCAGTCGCGGCAACCAGTCCTTCTACCCGGACGCCAACCGTACGCTGCGGTTCACCTACGGCGAAGTCAAGGGCTACACACCCAAGGATGGGGCCACTTATCGCTACTACACGACCCTGTTTGGGGTTGTCGAAAAGGACCGTGGCGTTGAACCGTTTGCCGCGCCCCAGGCGGTCATTGACCTGTACCGGCGCAAGGATCACGGCCGGTACTTTGAGCCACGTTTCGGCGATGTGCCCGTGAATTTTCTCTCCACGAATGACATCATTGGGGGCAACTCGGGAAGTCCCATCCTGAACGGGCGCGGCGAAATCATCGGCGTCGTCTTCGACGGCAATTTTGAAGGGTTGGGCAACGACTTCCTGTATGATTACGACAGCCAGCGCACCATCAGCGTGGACATCCGCTACGTACTGTTCCTGACCGAGAAAATGGCAGGGGCGGATTACCTGTTCAAGGAAATGACCTTTGCACCGGCCAGCGGCGCGGCAACGCGCCGGTAA
- a CDS encoding polyhydroxyalkanoate synthesis regulator DNA-binding domain-containing protein, producing MARTIKRYANRKLYDVVARRYVKLEELADLIQAGEEVQVIDKESGEDITEATLSKIAAATVRQPTEPISRNALVSFIRQPSDLFFGYMRRTVSAGLDTVQQIDRQFERLGTMLRDAFRHSLKGTASADESAEQLAPALRAVIETFVSQCVTEQLAAHGVPSAREFGRLQRRVTELEKQLGKLTQAAPLDGAGVDGAGAAESAQRVTNGHGMTTRKRTRAVRS from the coding sequence ATGGCACGCACGATCAAACGTTATGCCAATCGCAAACTGTACGATGTCGTCGCCCGACGCTACGTGAAACTGGAGGAACTGGCCGACCTCATCCAGGCGGGAGAAGAAGTGCAGGTCATTGACAAGGAAAGCGGCGAAGACATTACGGAAGCCACGCTTTCCAAGATTGCGGCGGCGACGGTGCGCCAGCCAACGGAGCCGATTTCCCGCAACGCGCTGGTGTCGTTTATCCGGCAGCCGAGTGATTTATTTTTTGGCTACATGCGGCGGACGGTCTCAGCCGGGCTGGACACGGTGCAACAGATTGACCGGCAGTTTGAACGGCTGGGGACAATGCTCCGGGATGCTTTCCGCCACAGCCTGAAAGGCACAGCGAGTGCCGATGAAAGCGCCGAGCAACTGGCGCCAGCGCTGCGGGCCGTCATCGAAACCTTTGTTTCACAATGTGTTACTGAGCAGCTTGCGGCGCACGGCGTGCCTTCGGCAAGGGAATTCGGACGGCTTCAGCGGCGGGTGACTGAACTCGAAAAGCAGCTTGGAAAGCTTACCCAGGCTGCGCCGCTGGATGGTGCCGGCGTGGACGGCGCAGGAGCTGCTGAGTCTGCCCAACGTGTCACCAACGGCCACGGGATGACCACCCGGAAGCGCACACGCGCCGTCCGGTCGTAA
- the hisZ gene encoding ATP phosphoribosyltransferase regulatory subunit: MTTITDTWFKLPAGVTYVLGPEVRRRRTIERIVFETFHGWSYEEILLPVYDAYALFAQSTGSHPAEATYCFTDVEGELLALRPDLTSLVARTVATRCRDWPRPIRLCYGGEVFRNTHAARRVASATWQLGAELFGNDRLEADVEVLLVALEALERLGLEEVQVLLGHAGILAGVAEELELSAGQRETLRQLIDRRQYAALETWLREQSAPALWRDLLSVHGQSAALHHLRAQTRNDHILAALDDLEHVFDVASALGIADRLTFDAGAVGRLGYYTGMTFHIYVPGSGLAVGSGGRYDALTRLFGVDEPAVGFQLSLDQLIRVLPTLPVPTPRTTALDADGDDLTAAFRHARQCRRAGERVEIRTARHSSPPER; encoded by the coding sequence ATGACGACGATAACGGATACCTGGTTCAAACTCCCGGCTGGCGTCACCTATGTCCTCGGGCCGGAAGTCCGCCGCCGCCGGACCATCGAGCGCATTGTGTTCGAGACCTTTCACGGCTGGTCCTACGAGGAAATCCTGCTGCCGGTCTATGACGCCTATGCCCTCTTTGCCCAGAGCACGGGCAGCCATCCGGCGGAGGCCACCTACTGCTTTACGGATGTCGAAGGCGAGTTGCTGGCGCTGCGCCCGGATTTGACCTCGCTGGTGGCACGCACCGTCGCCACGCGCTGCCGGGACTGGCCGCGGCCCATCCGGCTGTGCTACGGCGGCGAAGTTTTCCGCAACACCCACGCCGCCCGCCGTGTCGCCAGCGCCACCTGGCAACTTGGCGCGGAACTTTTCGGCAATGACCGCCTCGAAGCCGATGTCGAAGTCCTGCTCGTGGCGCTGGAAGCCCTCGAACGGCTTGGACTGGAGGAAGTGCAGGTGTTGCTGGGCCATGCCGGAATCCTCGCCGGTGTCGCCGAAGAACTGGAACTCTCTGCCGGACAGCGCGAAACCCTGCGCCAGCTTATTGACCGGCGGCAGTACGCCGCTCTGGAGACGTGGCTGCGCGAGCAGTCCGCTCCTGCCCTCTGGCGCGACCTGCTGAGCGTCCATGGGCAGAGCGCAGCCCTGCACCACCTGCGTGCGCAGACCCGCAATGACCACATTCTGGCGGCGCTGGACGACCTCGAACACGTTTTTGATGTTGCGTCCGCCCTTGGCATTGCCGACCGCCTGACCTTCGATGCCGGCGCCGTCGGCCGCCTGGGGTACTACACCGGGATGACGTTTCACATTTACGTTCCCGGCAGCGGGCTGGCCGTCGGGAGCGGCGGACGGTACGACGCCCTGACCCGTCTGTTTGGCGTGGATGAGCCGGCCGTGGGCTTTCAGCTTTCGCTCGACCAGCTCATCCGGGTGCTGCCGACACTTCCCGTTCCCACGCCCCGGACGACGGCGCTCGACGCCGATGGCGACGACCTGACCGCCGCCTTCCGGCATGCCCGGCAGTGCCGGCGGGCCGGTGAACGAGTCGAAATTCGCACCGCGCGCCATTCCAGCCCGCCCGAAAGATAA
- the hrpB gene encoding ATP-dependent helicase HrpB gives MPLPIDAFLPGIVETLHAAGRLVIQAAPGAGKTTRVPAALLEAGLSASGDIVVVVPRRLAARLAARFVAQSYGEAVGQTVGYTVRFDDRTGPATRLRFVTDGILTRRLLHDPTLRGTGIVIVDEFHERHLSTDLALAHLHRLRQGVRPDLKVVVMSATLDAERVSAFLADAPVVTVPGQTFPVTVDYLPPPGAVPLSRQVAAALERCLREGPDGDVLVFLPGMAEIRACLRECAPLAARHNLALHALHASLPAAEQDAAVRPGPRRKVILATNVAESAITIEQVAVVIDSGLVRRVEYASWTGLPQTTIGRVSQASAIQRAGRAGRTRPGRCLRLYTEADFNLRPPFETPEIHRTDLAEAVLELRAAGICDISTFPWFEPPTAEALAAAEAALHRLGALDAEGLTAVGRAMLELPVAPRLARLVVEGHRQGMVREACRVAALLGERDVRRAATVPPGYGQSDVLALLDTFETANEAATVARVRQVEQQLLRCVRRLSPEWLAASAGEVAGEVESRLGRCLLVAFPDRVGRIRRRPDGEREVLLPGGGRARLAASSVVTEPGLALALDAETQMDGTTLVRLASQISPDWLLELFFDAIEETDTHELNAEGRVVRFRRLLYQGIVFEERTLPTVEPAVASRLLVDRLRASGGSVWPAEPALDRLQARLAFAAAHVPEAGLKPFTDDDVWAAVEELCPGCVTLEEVRQALQQQRLSALLLARLTPVQRAQLDDIAPENLLLGRRRVSIGYPVDGPPFIAAPIQDFFGIRETPRLAHGRVPVTLHLLAPNRRPVQVTTDLAGFWKRAYRELRPQLARRYPKHAFPEVGGE, from the coding sequence ATGCCGCTTCCGATTGACGCCTTTCTGCCCGGCATCGTTGAGACCCTGCACGCAGCCGGTCGGCTGGTCATTCAGGCCGCTCCCGGCGCTGGAAAGACGACCCGTGTCCCGGCGGCGCTGCTGGAAGCCGGGCTGTCCGCATCAGGCGACATCGTGGTGGTTGTCCCGCGTCGCCTGGCGGCGCGCCTGGCAGCCCGTTTCGTGGCCCAGTCGTACGGGGAAGCGGTCGGGCAGACGGTCGGCTACACGGTTCGCTTCGATGACCGCACCGGCCCGGCAACGCGCCTGCGCTTCGTGACGGATGGCATTCTCACGCGCCGTCTGCTCCACGACCCAACCCTGCGCGGCACGGGCATCGTCATCGTGGATGAATTCCACGAACGGCATCTCTCCACTGACCTGGCGTTGGCGCACCTGCACCGGCTGCGGCAGGGTGTGCGTCCTGATCTCAAGGTGGTGGTCATGTCGGCGACACTCGATGCCGAACGGGTGTCCGCCTTCCTTGCCGACGCGCCGGTGGTGACGGTGCCGGGGCAGACCTTTCCGGTGACGGTGGACTACCTGCCGCCGCCGGGTGCGGTGCCCCTGTCCCGGCAGGTGGCAGCGGCTCTTGAGCGGTGCCTCCGGGAGGGACCCGACGGGGATGTACTCGTCTTCCTGCCGGGCATGGCCGAGATTCGCGCCTGTCTGCGCGAGTGCGCCCCGCTGGCCGCGCGCCACAATCTGGCGCTGCATGCTCTGCACGCCAGCCTGCCGGCGGCGGAGCAGGATGCTGCCGTACGGCCCGGGCCGCGCCGCAAGGTCATTCTGGCGACCAACGTTGCCGAGTCGGCCATCACGATTGAACAGGTGGCGGTTGTCATTGACAGCGGTCTGGTGCGCCGCGTGGAGTACGCAAGCTGGACGGGCCTGCCCCAGACGACGATTGGGCGCGTCTCCCAGGCGTCCGCCATCCAGCGCGCCGGCCGCGCCGGCCGGACCCGTCCCGGACGCTGCCTGCGGCTCTACACCGAGGCGGATTTCAACCTGCGCCCGCCTTTTGAGACACCGGAGATTCACCGTACCGATCTGGCGGAGGCCGTCCTGGAACTGCGGGCCGCTGGCATCTGCGACATATCAACCTTTCCGTGGTTTGAGCCGCCAACGGCCGAGGCGCTGGCCGCGGCCGAAGCGGCCCTGCATCGCCTGGGGGCGCTTGACGCCGAAGGGTTGACGGCCGTTGGCCGCGCTATGCTCGAACTGCCGGTCGCACCGCGTCTGGCGCGGCTGGTCGTCGAAGGCCACCGGCAGGGCATGGTACGGGAAGCCTGCCGGGTGGCGGCACTATTGGGTGAGCGCGATGTCCGTCGGGCGGCAACCGTCCCGCCCGGCTACGGACAATCGGATGTTCTGGCGCTGCTCGATACGTTCGAGACCGCCAACGAGGCCGCCACGGTAGCACGGGTGCGGCAGGTCGAGCAGCAACTGCTGCGGTGTGTGCGCCGTCTGTCGCCGGAATGGCTGGCGGCGTCGGCGGGTGAGGTTGCCGGGGAAGTTGAATCCCGGCTTGGGCGCTGCCTGCTCGTGGCGTTTCCCGACCGGGTGGGCCGGATACGGCGGCGGCCCGACGGAGAACGGGAGGTGCTTCTGCCCGGCGGCGGACGGGCCCGGCTGGCGGCGTCGAGCGTAGTGACTGAACCGGGGCTGGCGTTGGCACTCGATGCCGAAACGCAGATGGATGGAACGACGCTCGTGCGGCTGGCAAGCCAAATCTCACCGGACTGGCTGCTGGAGTTGTTTTTCGATGCCATCGAGGAAACGGACACGCACGAGCTGAACGCCGAAGGGCGTGTCGTCCGCTTCCGGCGGCTGCTCTATCAGGGCATTGTCTTTGAGGAACGGACGCTTCCGACAGTTGAGCCGGCCGTTGCGTCCCGGCTGCTTGTTGACCGTCTGCGCGCGAGCGGAGGAAGTGTCTGGCCGGCCGAGCCGGCGCTTGACCGTCTGCAGGCGCGACTGGCCTTTGCGGCGGCCCATGTCCCGGAAGCCGGTCTCAAACCCTTTACCGACGATGATGTGTGGGCGGCTGTGGAGGAACTGTGTCCCGGTTGCGTAACCCTGGAGGAAGTCCGGCAGGCGCTTCAGCAGCAGCGTCTGTCTGCCTTGCTGCTGGCACGGCTGACACCGGTGCAGCGGGCGCAGCTCGATGACATTGCACCGGAAAACCTGCTGCTGGGCCGCCGCCGTGTGTCCATCGGGTATCCGGTGGATGGGCCGCCATTCATCGCTGCGCCCATCCAGGATTTCTTCGGCATCCGGGAAACACCGCGCCTGGCCCACGGGCGCGTTCCTGTCACCCTGCACCTGCTGGCACCCAATCGGCGGCCGGTTCAGGTCACAACTGATCTGGCCGGCTTCTGGAAACGGGCCTACCGTGAACTGCGCCCGCAACTTGCCCGGCGCTATCCAAAGCACGCCTTCCCGGAAGTTGGTGGCGAGTAG